CCGAGCCGCGCTTCTGCGGCCCCGAGGGGCAGGCCCTGGATCCCCAGGGTCGCTATGTCTTCGAGCCGGCCTCCCGGGCCTTCGTACCCGGCGAGCGCGGCATCGACGGCCGCACCCTCAAGCTGCTCGCCGCGGGGGATTGGCGGACCCCGGGCCTCGCCGGTCCGGCCAAGGCCGTCACCCGGGCGGCCATGGCGCCGCTGCTGGGCAGCCGCCCCCTGCGTTCGCGCGAATGGATGCACCAACTTGCCGCGCGGCGGCGGGCCCCCCAAGCTTGAAGAGCGGCGCGTCGCGCCTGGAAGCTTGAAGAAAGGCTTGCGGCACAGGTGGGTGGTAACATGCTGTTTTCCAGCTTCCAGCTTCCAGCTTCCAGCTTCCAGCTTCCAGCTTCCAGCTTCCAGCTTCCAGCTTCCAGCTTCCAGCTTCCAGCTTAAGGAGAACCCATGCATCCCCCCCGCATCCTGCTCGGCGTCAACATCGACCATATCGCCACCCTGCGCCAGGCCCGCGGCACCCGCTATCCCGATCCCGTCCAGGCCGCCCTGCTGGCCGAGGAGGCCGGCGCCGACGGCATCACCGTGCACCTGCGCGAGGACCGTCGGCATATCCAGGAACGCGACGTGCGCCTGCTGGCCGAGGTGCTGAACACCCGCATGAACCTCGAGATGGCGGTCACCGAGGCGATGCTGGCGCTCGCCGAGGAGCTTCGCCCGGCCCATGTGTGCCTGGTGCCCGAGAAACGCGAGGAGCTGACCACCGAGGGAGGCCTGGACGTGGCCGGTGGCTTCGAGGCCGTGGCCTCGGCTTGCCGCCGGCTGGCCGAGGCGGGCTGTGAGGTCTCGCTGTTCATCGACCCCGAGCCTGCCCAGGTCGAGGCGGCGGCCCGGGCCGGTGCGCCGGTGATCGAGCTGCATACCGGGGCCTATGCCGAGGCGAGCGGACGGCAGGCCGCCCGGGAGCATGCGCGCCTGGTGGCCGCCGCGGAGATGGCCGGAGAGCTGGGCCTGACCGTCAATGCGGGCCATGGCCTGCACTATCATAATGTCGAGGCCATCGCCGCGATTCCCGGGCTGCACGAGCTCAACATCGGCCACGCGATCATCGCCAGGGCGCTGTTCGTCGGCCTCAAGGAGGCCGTGGCCGAGATGAAGCGCCTGGCGATCGCCGGCCAGGAGGCGGGCCTGCTGGCGGCGCTCGACGAGCATGATCACGCACACGACGACGAGGGTGATTGCTGCCGATGATCATCGGGGTGGGGACCGACATCGCCAGGGTGGCACGCTTCGAGCGTGCCGTGGTGCGCCATGGCGAGCGCTTCGCCCAGCGCTTGCTCGGCGACGACGAGCTGACCCTGTTCCAGGCGCGGGGTCGGCCGGTGGCCTACCTGGCCAAGCGGTTCGCCGCCAAGGAGGCCTTCGTCAAGGCGCTGGGTACCGGCCTGCGACGGGGCATGCGCTGGACCGAGATCCAGGTGGTCAACGATGCCATGGGGCGTCCCTCCCTGCTGCTGTCCGGCCAGGCCCATGACCTGGCCGAAGCGGCCGGCGTCAAGGCCCTTCATCTCTCGCTGTCGGACGAGGAAGCGTTCGCCGTGGCCTTCGTGGTGCTGGAGGGCTGAGCCGCCTGCCAGGTTCTCAGGCCCGCCATGGCGGCGTACAGATCCGGCAGTAGCGCGGTGACCGCGTCGAGGCCCCGGGAACGCAGGCGGGTCTCCAGGGTCTCCGCCAGCAGCCCCAGGCGGGGGACTCCGCAATAGCGGCAGGCACCGTTGAGCGCATGCAGGGCATCGAGCAGCGCTTCCCCGTCGCCCCGCCCGCTGGCCCGGCGGATGGCGGCCTCGCTGTCGTCCAGGGAGGCGATCAGCTGGTCCAGCAACTGGCGCGCCTGCGCCTCGCGTCCACCGGCCAGCCGGGTGCCGAGGGCCAGGTCCACCTCCGCCAGTTCCGCGTCATTGCCAATCGGCTCGTCGGCGGGTGGCGCCCCCTCCATGGCCAGCCCCATGCCCAGATGGTGGCGCAGCAGGCCCGACAGTTCGGTGACGTCCAGGGGTTTCTCCAGGACACCGTCCAGTCCGCTCTCGAGCAGCTGGCGGCGCTGATCGTTCTGGATATGGGCCGTGACGGCGATGATCGGCAGCCCCCGCCAGCGGCCACCCAGGGCACGCAGGGCCCGGGTGGTCTCGACCCCATCCATGCCCTGCATGCGGATGTCCATCAGCACCACATCGAAGGGCGTCTTCTGGGCCATGGCGAGGGCCTCCTCGCCGCTGGCGGCGAGGGTCACCTCGAGGGTCGGGCCCTGGACGAGCTCCTTGAGCAGCAGCCGGTTGGACTCGGTGTCGTCGACCACCAGCAGCTGGCGCAGGGGGCTCGGCGGTCGGGCGGGGCGAAGGGCGGCGCCTTCTCGCCGGGCGCTGCCGAGGGTGCGTCTCACCGTGGCGGCCAGCCCCTTGCGCGACAACGGCTTGCTGAGGACCTCCCCGCCATGGGGAAGCGGCAGGTCGGGCAGGTCGGGCGGGCTGGCATTGACCAGCAGCAGGGCCGGGCAGCCCAGGGCGTCGAGCCGTTGCTGCCAGCCCGCCAGGCCCGCGGGGGCGAGGTCTGCGGCGGCCAGGCCGATCACGGCCAGCGCCGGGCCAGCCGCGGGGCGTCCCGTCAGGCCGCTGACCCGGGCGCCCCAGCGGGTCATCAGGTGCTGCAGGGCGCGCCGGGTGGGCAGGTGGGGCTCATCGAGGACGATCAGGGTATCGTCGAGGTGCAGCTCCGGGGGACGCTCCGTCTCGGCCTGGCAGGTCAGGGGCAGGGTGAAGGCGAAGGTCGAGCCTTCCCCGGGCGTGCTGTCGACGCTGATCTCGCCACCCATCTGCTCGACCAGCTGGCGGCTGATGGTCAGGCCCAGTCCGGTGCCGCCGAACTCCCGCTGATGGCTGGCGTCGGCCTGGTGGAAGGCCCGGAACAGTCGATGCTGGGCCTCCTCGGACAGGCCGATGCCGGTGTCGGTGACCAGCACGCGCAGCAGGGTGTGACCGGGCGCCTGCTGCTCCACCATCACCCGGACGATGACCTCGCCCGCGTCGGTGAACTTGACGGCATTGCTCACCAGGTTGGTCAGCACCTGGCGGATGCGCAGGGGGTCGCCGCTGAGGGCCTCGGGGACGTCATCGTAGACCAGGCCGAGCAATTGGAGGCCCTTCTGCTGGGCCTGGGGCGCCTGCAGGACGAGGACCTCGTCGACCAGGGCCACCATGTCCAGGGCCGTGTGCTCGAGCTCGAGGCAGCCGGCCTCGATCTTCGAGAAGTCGAGCACGTCGTTGACCAGCATCAGCAGGTTGTCGCAGGCCCGCTGGACATGGTCGAGCCACTCGCGCTGGCGAGGCGCCAGCTCCGTGCGGTGCAACAGGCGGCAGAAGCCGATGATGCCGTTGAGGGGCGTGCGGATCTCGTGGCTCATGTTGGCCAGGAACTCCGACTTGGCGCGGTTGGCCTCCAGGGCTTCGCGGTGGGCCAGGTCCAGCTCGATGTTCTGGACCTCGATGGTCTCCATGGATTCCTGCAACTCGCCGGTGGCCTGTTCGATCTGGATCTGGAGGTCGTCCCGGGCCGAGGCCAGGTGCGCGTTGAGCTCGTTGAGGCGTCGGGCCAGCCGGGCCATCTCGGCGTCGGACGGGGCCGACAGGGGGGGCGGGGCGTGGCCGGCCATCAACTGCTCGAGGGTCTGGCTGGCCTCGTCGAGGGGCTGGGTCACCCGGCGGGTGGTGGAATGGGCGACCAGGAACAGCAGCAGGCCGGCCATCAGCAGCACCAGGCCGCCGGTCGCGAGCTGGCGATAGTAGGCCAGCGGGAGGGCGGAGGCGTCGATGTCCAGCAGCAGCCGGGCCCCGGGCGTTCCCGGCAGCGGAACGGCCAGCAGCCACTGTCGCCCCCGGGTGGCCAGTCGGGGACCCTCCGTGGCCCCTGGCGCGGCGTCGAGGAGGCGCAGACGCCCGAGTTCCAGGCGCAGTGCCCCGTCGGTGCCCTGCACGCCGAGGGCGCGCACCTCCTCGAGGTCGAGCAGCCGGCCGGCCGTGGCCGCGAGGGCCTGTCGATCACCGTCGGCCAGGGCCTCGCCCAGGGTCGGAGCCAGCAGCTCCGCCGCCCGGGTCAGGTGATCGCGCATCAACTGGCGATGGCGGCGGTCCTCCAGCTCCGTCACCACGGCCGCCGCCAGGGTCAGCAGGATCAGCGGCAGGGCGAGGGTGGCCAGCATCAGGCGGGTCTTCAGTGACATCGGCGAAGCTCGTCGGGTGGCGGCGTCGGGGCCAGTATGCCACAGCCGGGGGGCATGCCTGTCCAGTGCGGTCGGCCAAGGATATAATGGCGAAAAGACGTTTCCACTAGGAAGGTTGCATGCATTTCCCCACCCTGGAGGAAACCATCGGCCATACGCCGCTGGTTCGCCTCAAGCGCATCTCCGCCGGGCGCAACAACACCCTGCTGGCCAAGCTCGAAGGCCACAACCCGGCCGGCTCGGTGAAGGACCGCCCGGCGCTGTCCATGCTCCAGGAGGCCGAGCGCCGCGGTACCATCGCCCCGGGCGACACCCTCATCGAGGCCACGTCCGGCAACACCGGCATCGCCCTGGCCATGGCGGCCGCCATCAAGGGCTATCGCCTGGTGCTGATCATGCCCGAGAGCGCCTCCGACGAACGCAAGCAGGCCATGGCCGCCTATGGTGCGGAGCTCATCGGCGTCAGCAAGGAGGGCGGCATGGAGGCGGCGCGGGACCTGGCCGAGACCATGATCGCGCGCGGCGAGGGCAAGCCGCTCGACCAGTTCGCCAACCCCGACAACCCCCTGGCCCATTACCGGGGCACGGGGCCCGAGCTGTGGGAGCAGACGGGCGGCACCATCACCCACTTCATCAGCTCGATGGGCACCACCGGGACCATCATGGGGGTCTCCCGTTACCTCAAGGAGCGCGATCCCGCGGTGCAGATCATCGGCCTGCAGCCCGAGGACGGTGCCAGTATCGCCGGGATCCGCCGCTGGCCCGAGGCCTACCTGCCGCGTATCTTCGAGCCGGCCCGGGTCGACCGGGTGCTGGATATCGGCCAGGAGGAGGCCGAGGGCCACATGCGGCGCCTGGCCCGGGAGGAGGGCATCCTCGCCGGGGTCTCGTCCGGCGGTGCCCTGGCGGGCGCCCTGCGCGTGGCCGAGGAGGTCGAGAACGCGGTGATCGTCTTCATCGTCTGCGACCGGGGTGACCGTTACCTGTCCACCGGCCTGTTCGCCCCGGAGTCCTGAGGTGGCGGCTCTCGGCAAGCGACGGCCCCCGCGGCCACGCTCCGGCGTGTCCGGCCTCCAGGAACGGCGCCGCGAGGCCCCCGCGTCCCCCCCGGCGAGCGACGAGGAGACGGTCCTGACCATCCAGGGCCTCGCCCATGACGGCCGCGGCGTGGCGCGGAACGCGGCCGGCAAGACCGTCTTCGTCGAGGGCGCACTGCCCGGCGAGCGGGTCGAGGTCGCGGTGCACCGCACCCGCCAGCGCTACGACGAGGCCCATGTGCGGACCCTGGTCGAGGCCTCGCCGGAGCGGGTCACGCCGCCCTGCGCCCATTTCGCCCGATGCGGCGGCTGTGACCTCCAGCACCTGAGCATCGACGGCCAGCGGCGCCACAAGCAGGCGGTGCTGCGCGAGCTGCTGGCGCGGCAGGGCATCACCCCGGCGGGGGAGCCCGAGCTGCTGGCCGGGGCCGGGGAGGGCTATCGGCGTCGCGCCCGTCTCGGCGTCAAGGTCGATGCCGACGGCGGCGTGCATCTGGGCTTCCGGGCCCGGCACAGCCATCGGCTGGTGGATGTCGAGAGCTGCCCGGTGCTGGTGCCGTCGCTGTCGGTCCTGCCGGGACCGCTTCGCCGGCTCGTCGAGGGACTGGAGGCCCCGCGCCAGGTGGGGCACCTGGAGCTGTCGGCCAGCGATGCCGGCGTGACCCTGGTGGTGCGCCAGCTGCGCGACCACGCCGCCGATACCGCCCGCTGGCGAGCCTTCGCCGAGGCGCGCGGCCTGCACCTGGCGCGCTGGGTCGGGCGCGAGGCGCCGGTCTTCGAGTGGCTGACCCCGCGCCCGACGCTCGCCAGTCGCTTGCGGGTCGCCTCGCAAGAGGTCACCCTGTCGTTCTCACCGGGGGACTTCCTGCAGGCCAACGAGGCCGTCAACCAGCGCATGGTGGCCGCCGCCCTGGCCTGGCTGGCGCCCCTCGCCGCCGGGGAGCGGGTGCTGGACCTGTTCGCCGGGGTGGGCAACTTCAGCCTGCCGCTGGCCGCGCAGGGGGCGCGGGTGCGGGCCGTGGAAGGCAGCCCGGCCATGGTCGAGCGCCTGGCCGACAACGCCCGGCGCAACGGCCTCGCGGTGGAGGCGCGCCAGGCGGACCTCAACGATGCCGCCGCCTGCCTGCCGTTGCTGGAGGATCCGGCGCCCGGCACGGTCGTCCTCGATCCGCCCCGGGACGGGGCCGAGATGGCCTGCCGCCTGCTGGCACGGCATCCGGCGCCTCGGGTGCTCTACGTCTCCTGCGATCCGGCCACCCTGGCCCGGGATGCGGCGCATCTCGTGCGGGCCGGCTATGTCGTCAGCCGGTGGGCGGTGGCCGACATGTTCGCCCATACCGCCCACCTGGAATCCATGCTGCTGCTCGAGAGTCCCCATGCCGGGCAGCCGCGCCAAGGAGCGTCAACCGATGGTTAAAGTGCGGGAAGACCAGCCGTTGGCCGAGGATGGCCGGGTCGATATCGCGCAGTGGGTCGAGCGCCTGCAGGAAGACGTCAAGCTGCCCGCCGCGGACGAGATGCGCACCGCCTGCGAGCTGGCCCAGCGCCTGGAACGGGAATCCGAACGGCCCCACAAGGCCTGGCTCAAGGACGGCTCGAGCTTTCGCATGGGCCTGGAGATGGCGGACATTCTCGGCGAGCTGCGCCTCGACCAGCCGGCCCTCGAGGCCGCCGTGCTGTATCGCGCGGTGCGCGAGGGGCTGATCGACCTGGAGGAGGTCGGCAAACGCTTCGGCGCCGAGGTCGCCGGCCTGATCGACGGGGTGCTGCAGATGGCCGCCATCAGCACCTCCCAGACGCCGAGTCAGGGCCTGATCCAGCACGACCAGCAGGACAACCTGCGCAAGATGCTGGTCAACATGATCGACGACGTGCGGGTGGCCCTGATCAAGATCGCCGAGCGGACCTGCGCGCTGCGCCAGGTCCGCGACGCCCCCCGCGAGAAGCGCCTCCAGGTGGCCCGCGAGGTGTTCGACATCTACGCCCCGCTGGCCCACCGGCTGGGCATCGGCCATCTCAAGTGGGAGCTGGAGGACCTGTCCTTCCGCTATCTCCACGAGGACGACTACAAGGCCATCGCCCGCCAGCTGGCCGAGAAGCGCCTCGACCGCGACCGCTACATCCACGACGTGGTGGAGACCCTGAAGTCACTGATGGACGCCCAGGGCATCCGTCGCTACCAGGTGGACGGCCGGGCCAAGCATATCTACTCGATCTGGCGGAAGATGAAGCGCAAGCGCATCGACTTCTCCCAGGTCCACGACATCCGGGCGGTGCGGATCCTGGTCCCCGAGGTCAGCGACTGCTACACGGTGCTCGGCATCGTGCACTCGCGCTGGCATCACGTGCCCAACGAGTTCGACGACTACATCGCCAACCCCAAGAAGAACGGCTACCAGTCGCTGCACACCGCGGTCTTCGGCCCGGAGAGCAAGGTGCTGGAGATCCAGATCCGCACCTTCGCCATGCACGAGGAGGCCGAGCTCGGGGTCTGCGCCCACTGGCGCTACAAGGGCCACGACACCAGTGCTCGCAGCGCCAGCTACGAGGAGAAGATCGCCTGGCTGCGTCAGGTACTGGAATGGCAGGAAGAGGTCGGCGACTTCGGCAACATCCGCGAGGGGCTGTCCAGCGACGTGGCCCCCGACCGCATCTACGTGTTCACCCCGGACGGTCACGTCATCGACCTGCCGCGGGTGGCCACGCCCATCGACTTCGCCTACCGGGTGCACACCGAGGTGGGCCACCGCTGCCGGGGTGCCAAGGTCAACGGGCGCATCGTGCCGCTGACCTATCGGCTCAAGACCGGGCAGCAGGTGGAGATCCTCACCGCCAGCAAGGGCGGGCCGAGCCGCGACTGGCTCAACCCGAACCTCGGCTACGTCTGCACCTCGCGAGCCCGGGCCAAGATCCAGGCCTGGTTCAAGCACCAGGCCCGGGACCGCAACCTCGAGGAGGGGCGGGCCCTGTTCGAGCGCGAGATGAAGCGCCTCGACGTCGAGGACATGGATCTCACCCGGCTCGCCAACAAGGTCAACTACACCGGCCCCGACGACATGTACGCGGCGCTCGGGGCCGGCGACCTGCGCATCGGCCAGGTGCTGCACCAGGCCCAGCAGCTGTTCGGCGAATCCGACGACCAGGAGCAGCTCGACAAGCTGCTGGCCAAGCCGCGCAAGTCCGCCGACAAGGGCCGCAGCGGTGACATCACCGTGCTCGGGGTCGGCAACCTCAAGACCAGCATGGCCAACTGTTGCCACCCGGTGCCCGGCGAGGCCATCGTCGGCTTCATCACCCAGGGCCGCGGGGTCACCGTGCATCGCGAGGACTGCCCCAACATCCTGCAGCTGCGCCTCGACGAGCCCCAGCGGGTGATCGAGGTGGAGTGGGGGGAGCGGGCCCGCACCCAGTACCCGGTGGATATCGAGATCCAGGCCTGGGACCGCTCGGGCCTGCTGCGCGATGTCACCGGCGTGCTCAGCCACGAGAAGGTCAACGTGCTGTCGGTGAACACCCTGACCGACACCGACGACGGCATCGCCCGCATGGCGATCACCCTGGAAGTGGATGGCCTGGAAACCCTGGGGCGCCTGTTCTCGCGCATCCAGCAGCTCCCCAACGTCATCGAGGTGCGTCGCCTGCGGGCCGGCGCCAAGGGCAAGAAGAAACGCGGGAGCAAGCGTGCATGAGTGAGCGACGCTATGGCCTCGACGACCTGCTGACCCTGATGGCGGTGCTGCGCGACCCCGAGCGGGGGTGTCCCTGGGACGTCAGGCAGGACTGGGACACCATCGTTCCCCACACCCTTGAGGAGGCCTACGAGGTGGCGGATGCCATCGAGCGGCGGGCCTTCGAGGAGCTGCCCGGCGAGCTCGGCGACCTGCTCTTCCAGGTGGTCTACTACAGCCAGTTCGCCGCCGAGGAGCAGCGCTTCGACTTCCATGACGTGGTGCACACCCTCACCGCCAAGATGCTGCACCGCCATCCCCATGTCTTTCCCGACGGCACCCTGGCCTCGCGACGCGAGGGGGTGAGCGCCGCCGAGGTGGAAACCCGCCAGGTCCATTCCCGTTGGGAGGCGCTCAAGGCCGAGGAGCGCGACGCCCGAGCCAGCGATGCCGCCTCGGTACTGGATGATGTCCCGCGCACCCTGCCGGCCCTGTCCCGCGCCGCCAAGCTGTCCAAGCGGGCCGCCCGGGAGGGCTTCGACTGGCCGGACACCCGCGGCGTCATCGCCAAGCTGCGCGAGGAACTCGACGAGGTCGAGGCGGCGCTGGCCGCGGGGGAGCGGGAGCATGCCGCGGAGGAGGTCGGTGACCTGTTGTTCGCCACCGTCAACCTGGCCCGCACCCTCGAGGCCGATCCCGAGCGCTGCCTGCGCGCCACCAACGGCAAGTTCGAACGTCGCTTCCGGCAGGTGGAAGCCGCCCTGGCCGGGGAGGGCACGTCCCTCGCCGAGGCCGGACTCGCGCGCATGGAGCAGCACTGGCAGGCGGCCAAGCGTCGGGAAGCCACGTCCACTACACGCTCGGAAGGAGAATCCCGGAAATGAGTCACGACCTGCACGAGTCGCTACGCGACAACGTCCGCATTCTGGGCGACAGCCTGGGGCGCACCATCGCCGATGACCTGGGCGAGGGCTTCGTCGACCGCATCGAGACCATCCGCGGGCTGGCCAAGCAGGGTCGCCAGGGCGAGGCCGACAGTCGCCGCCAGCTGATCGACTACCTGCGCGGTCTGCCCGACAGCGACCTGCTGCCGGTGACCCGGGCCTTCAACCAGTTCCTCAACTTGGCCAATATCGCCGAGCAGCACTACCGGGCTCGCTTCCGCCGGGTCGAGGACTACAAGCCCGGGGCCCAGCCGGTGCTCGGGGAGTTGCTGACGCGCGCCCAGGGCGAGGGCCATTCGCCGCGCAAGCTGGTCGAGACCCTGGCCAACATGCGGGTCGAGCTGGTGCTGACCGCGCATCCCACCGAGGTCATCCGCCGCACCCTGATCCAGAAGTACGACGCCATCGATGACTGCCTGACCGCCATCGAGTCTTCCACCGACTACCCCGAGCGCGGCGCCCGCGCCCAGGGGCGCCTCGAGGAACTGATCAGCCAGGCCTGGCACACCGACGAGATCCGCCACGAGCGCCCGACCCCGGTGGACGAGGCCAAGTGGGGCTTCGCGGTGATCGAGAACTCCCTGTGGCAGGCGGTGCCCGACTTCCACCGCGACCTGGACAACCTGCTGCTGGAGACGGCCGGCGAGCGGCTGCCGCTGGATGCCGCCCCGCTGCGCTTCGCCTCCTGGATGGGCGGGGACCGTGACGGCAACCCCAATGTCACCGCCAAGGTGACCCGGGAAGTGCTGCTGCTGGGCCGCTGGATGGCGGCGGATCTCTACCAGCGGGATCTCGAGCAGCTCAAGATCGAACTGTCGATGTGGAAGGCCAACAGCGCCCTGAAGGCCGAGGTCGGGGATGTCGCCGAGCCCTACCGGGAGCTGCTCAAGCGGCTGCTCGCCAAGGTCGAGGCCACCCGGGACTGGGCCAAGGCCCAGCTCGACGGCAGGAACCACGATGGCGGTCCGATCATCGAGACCCGCGACCAGCTCTATGCCCCGCTGCTGGCCTGCTACCGCTCGCTGTGCGACGTGGGCCTCGACACCATCGCCAATGGGGTGCTGCTCGACACCCTGCGTCGGGTGGCGGTGTTCGGCGTCACCCTGACCAAGCTCGACCTGCGCCAGGAGGCCAGCCGTCACGAGCAGGCCCTGGAGGAGCTCACCGAGAGTCTCGGCCTCGGCCACTATCGCGACTGGAGCGAGGAGCAGCGCCAGGCCTTCCTGCTCGCCGAACTGGACTCGCGGCGTCCCCTGATCCCGCGTCGCTGGGAGTGCTCGGCGGAGACCCGCGAGGTCCTGGATACCTTCCGGGTCATCGCCTCCGAGCACGCCGAGGCGCTCGGCACCTACATCATCTCGATGGCCGCCCAGCCCTCCGACGTGCTGGCCGTGGCGCTGCTGATGAAGGAGGTCGGCGGCAACGTCACCCTGCCCATCGCACCGCTGTTCGAGACCCTCGACGACCTCAACCGTGCCGGCGACGTCATCGACCGCCTGCTGGCCCTGCCCGGCTATCGCGCCCTGGCCGGCGACCGCCAGGAGGTGATGATCGGCTACTCGGACTCCGCCAAGGACGCCGGCCAGCTGGCCGCGGCCTGGGCCCAGTACCGGGCCCAGGAGGCGCTGGTCGAGGTGTGCCGCCAGCATGGCGCCGACCTGACGCTCTTCCACGGCCGCGGGGGCACCGTGGGCCGTGGCGGGGGGCCCGCCCACGCGGCCATCCTCTCCCAGCCGCCGGGCTCGGTGAACGGCAGCCTGCGGGTGACCGAGCAGGGGGAGATGATCCGCTTCAAGTTCGGTCAGCCCGACATCGCCCTGCGCTCCATGGAGATCTATACCTGTGCGGTACTCGAGGCCTCGCTGCTGCCGCCGCCGACTCCCGAGCCGGCCTGGCGCGAGGAGATGGATCGGCTGGCCGAGATCGCCCATCGGGCCTATGTCGGGGTGGTGCGCGAGGATCCCGATTTCGTGCCCTATTTCCGCTCGGTGACCCCGGAAGGCGCCCTGGGGCGGTTGCCCCTGGGGTCGCGGCCGGCCAAGCGGCGCCAGGACGGTGGCGTGGAGACCCTGCGCGCCATCCCCTGGATCTTCGCCTGGACCCAGACCCGCCTGATGCTGCCGGCCTGGCTGGGCAGTGGCGAGGCCTTCGCCACGCGGCTGGAAGAGGAGGGCGGTCTCGAGGTGCTGCGCGAGATGCGCAACCACTGGCCCTTCTTCGGCACCTACCTGGACATGCTGGAGATGCTGCTGGCCAAGGCCGACGTGGGCATCGCCACCTACTACGAGAACCGCCTGGTGGACGAGCCGGCCCTCGAGGCCCTGGGGGCCCGGCTGAGGGAGCGCTTCGCTCGACTCCATGAGGGGGTGCTGCAGATCCTCGACCAGGGGGAGCTTCTCGAGAGCACGCCGCTGATCCGCCAGGCGGTGGAGGTACGCAACCCCTACATCGATCCCCTGCACGGCCTCCAGGCCGAGCTCCTGCAGCGTAACCGGGACGCCGACGGGGCGATCAGCGCCGATCTCTCCCGGGCCCTGATGGTGACCATGGCGGGGATCGCCGCCGGCCTGCGCAACACCGGCTAGGCCCGGGCCTCGCCCGGGAGCTTGAAGCTGGAAGAAAAACCGCCTCCGTGGCCTTGCCACGGAGGCGGTTGCATTCAAGCTGCCCTCCAGCTTCCAGCTTCCAGCTTCCAGCTTCCAGCTTCCAGCTTATCGCTCAGAAGGGCAGATGGACGGAGGCGGTGATCAGGTTGAGGTGCGAGAGCATCGGATCATCGAAGCTCTCGTATTCCAACTGACTGATCACCCGGTTCATGCGCAGCCGGGCGCCGAAGCCGTTGACTCGCGCCATGCCCCCGCCGAGGCCGGCCTCGTCGACGCCGCCGCTCACGGCCTCGCCCTGCCAGCCCGCCAGCCCCGACTTGGCATAGAGGCCGAGGCGGCCGAGGCGGACGCCGGCCATCAGGCTGCCGCCCAGGCTGGTGGTGTCGAGGATCCGTTGCTGGCCGTCCGCCGAGACGGGGACGTCGTCGCTCTCGCGATAGCTGACCTCGGCGCCGAAGTCGAGCCGGGGCAGCCCGGGAGGCGAGAAGCCGGCGGTCAGGCGAAAGCCCGAGGTGACACCGTCGGGTGAGTCGACGTCGTCGCCCTGCAGGCTCAGGCCGTTGTCGAGTCGGGCGAGGTCGGTGGCCTGTCCGGAGAAGGCCGGGCGTTCGGCGGCGGCCAGGCCCGGGACGGCAACGACCACTGCGATGGCGGCCACCAGGGGGCGCCATACCGCTTGGATGTTCATGGATACCTGACCTTGGACCGGCCGCCGGCGGCTGACCCGTCCGTTCATTATCCTTGTTGAGGCTAGCAGGCGACACTGCCCGCCGCCAGGCTGCGGTCAGCGCTCGGCGAAGTGGCGGTAGAGGGCGGCGAGCCGCGGCGTGGCCAGGTCATGGCGGCGTCCGGCGGCCAGCAGCGGGCCGAGGATCGCCTCGTGCTCGGTGGGCCGGCCGGCCAGCACGTCCTGCAGCATCGAGGCGCGGTTGTTGGCGGTGCCCGACACCACCCCCCACACCAGGCCCGCCAGCCCCTCGGCGGGCGGTGGCAGGCCCTCGGCGGCCATCACGGCGGCGAACTCGTCGAGCACGGCGTCCACCATGGGCCGGAAGGGGCGATCGCGGAGCTGGCCGTTGCGGATGCGAAAGCGCGCCACCAGGGGGTTGATGGCGGCGTTCACCGCCAGCTTGTGCCAGAGCCGTACGCGGATGTCGGGCACCGCCGCGGCCGGCAGGCCGGCCGCGCCGAGCCGGGTCGCCAGGGCGGCGGCGAGCGCGCCGTGGCCGCCGCCGAGGTGGCCGACCAGGGTGCGGCCATGGCCGGCATGCACCACGCCCGCGTCACCCTGCAGGTAGGCGCCCTCGGTGGTGGTGGCGCACAGCACCGGCCCCGTCCAGCGCTCGGTCAGGGTCG
The Halomonas sp. M4R1S46 DNA segment above includes these coding regions:
- a CDS encoding ketopantoate reductase family protein, with the protein product MSHQLIIGPGALGRLVALHLAARERVTLLGRRPLPPRQTLTTPTGETRTRELPCLTLEALDEAVGAEITAVHLTTKAYAAEAAFAAVVPWLPPNTPLVLWQNGFGVQATLTERWTGPVLCATTTEGAYLQGDAGVVHAGHGRTLVGHLGGGHGALAAALATRLGAAGLPAAAVPDIRVRLWHKLAVNAAINPLVARFRIRNGQLRDRPFRPMVDAVLDEFAAVMAAEGLPPPAEGLAGLVWGVVSGTANNRASMLQDVLAGRPTEHEAILGPLLAAGRRHDLATPRLAALYRHFAER
- the ppc gene encoding phosphoenolpyruvate carboxylase, encoding MSHDLHESLRDNVRILGDSLGRTIADDLGEGFVDRIETIRGLAKQGRQGEADSRRQLIDYLRGLPDSDLLPVTRAFNQFLNLANIAEQHYRARFRRVEDYKPGAQPVLGELLTRAQGEGHSPRKLVETLANMRVELVLTAHPTEVIRRTLIQKYDAIDDCLTAIESSTDYPERGARAQGRLEELISQAWHTDEIRHERPTPVDEAKWGFAVIENSLWQAVPDFHRDLDNLLLETAGERLPLDAAPLRFASWMGGDRDGNPNVTAKVTREVLLLGRWMAADLYQRDLEQLKIELSMWKANSALKAEVGDVAEPYRELLKRLLAKVEATRDWAKAQLDGRNHDGGPIIETRDQLYAPLLACYRSLCDVGLDTIANGVLLDTLRRVAVFGVTLTKLDLRQEASRHEQALEELTESLGLGHYRDWSEEQRQAFLLAELDSRRPLIPRRWECSAETREVLDTFRVIASEHAEALGTYIISMAAQPSDVLAVALLMKEVGGNVTLPIAPLFETLDDLNRAGDVIDRLLALPGYRALAGDRQEVMIGYSDSAKDAGQLAAAWAQYRAQEALVEVCRQHGADLTLFHGRGGTVGRGGGPAHAAILSQPPGSVNGSLRVTEQGEMIRFKFGQPDIALRSMEIYTCAVLEASLLPPPTPEPAWREEMDRLAEIAHRAYVGVVREDPDFVPYFRSVTPEGALGRLPLGSRPAKRRQDGGVETLRAIPWIFAWTQTRLMLPAWLGSGEAFATRLEEEGGLEVLREMRNHWPFFGTYLDMLEMLLAKADVGIATYYENRLVDEPALEALGARLRERFARLHEGVLQILDQGELLESTPLIRQAVEVRNPYIDPLHGLQAELLQRNRDADGAISADLSRALMVTMAGIAAGLRNTG